The following coding sequences lie in one Cannabis sativa cultivar Pink pepper isolate KNU-18-1 chromosome 5, ASM2916894v1, whole genome shotgun sequence genomic window:
- the LOC133038264 gene encoding uncharacterized protein LOC133038264: MERGGDDEWSAWMDYDGDDGPSLPEGSSVDPEQPSVEEGSGDPEEQTQKNTRGRSKRNDITKMVSEGRKMEIEYNHYGQHWGTGGTAKVTRIGAWVRTNIPLRDITWPKVSQDLKNQLWEHIKVAFDVPDTDKRMTIAKGGDRWKDWKSTLTEGIFTFKDVAPHLLEKPPKLYEKIINLQEWREFVDSRLSPEFGVKRKRAQESRACNLYPHRTGRGGVRMIQEQMEKEVGHQITEFDRSEIWKRSRTKSNGEVEGPTAEVVKRIDELRKQVAEGLVQVEGKRDVLTMALGTDEHGGRVRAMGFGVTQTQYFNTPRPKRKNVDGSNQASSELERRVRETEERNRKLEDKVDELIRFIRASTEPQNVDIASEPVARPSSAANVYSAPDPIVQPSGDANIYSAPDPIAQPSGTANVYSPSPPRFREEIAPAAAPPPTGGSSEETLPCWMHCLLEPSGMVLKVASGHIVKEKYLKDGKFSINMEEYLHKDYRRSQAVNGHVAWPKDYLTAVGKYLTQPPTKKLQKQPVKKSSEDLLGPPTQPLKHPGRPSKAKVNAKYAQPRQTSSIIAFWNFVKRWPKSSMLQFQVQNELFGVADDSIWLAKSDIQELCTMQYLGAQQIGVWCKYLKERLLDMGGLNRVYEFLNPGAIATDAGDESNRCQALVARMTRMTNSEKWLIAPYNNRKMFHWMLVVIQPSTQTVAYLDSGNDDIPDDLNFIISTSFTMYNRMVRRPDRPTQWMTPICPQQPDDKQCGYYVMKFIESFMVVEDPIQLLTRQDRFSTPYTNDEINIMRDRWIHYVKAEAERQQLPC, encoded by the exons ATGGAACGAGGTGGGGACGATGAGTGGAGTGCATGGATGGATTATGATGGTGATGATGGTCCATCCTTGCCAGAAGGATCTAGTGTTGATCCTGAACAGCCATCTGTGGAAGAAGGTAGTGGTGATCCTGAAGAACAAACACAAAAAAATACTCGCGGGAGAAGCAAACGAAATGATATAACAAAAATGGTTAGCGAGGGAAGAAAGATGGAGATTGAGTACAATCACTACGGACAACACTGGGGAACGGGAGGGACGGCAAAAGTTACCCGAATTGGAGCATGGGTGCGAACTAATATTCCACTTAGAGACATTACGTGGCCTAAAGTGAGCCAGGACCTTAAAAACCAATTATGGGAACACATAAAG GTCGCGTTTGATGTACCAGACACAGATAAGAGGATGACAATTGCTAAAGGTGGAGATAGGTGGAAAGATTGGAAAAGTACCCTAACAGAAGgtatttttacattcaaagaTGTCGCTCCCCATCTTCTCGAGAAGCCCCCCAAActttatgaaaaaataattaatttgcaaGAATGGAGAGAGTTTGTGGACTCGAGATTAAGTCCAGAATTTGGTGTGAAGAGGAAGAGGGCCCAAGAGAGTAGGGCTTGTAATCTTTATCCCCATCGCACTGGACGAGGTGGTGTAAGGATGATTCAAGAACAGATGGAGAAAGAGGTCGGCCACCAAATTACTGAATTTGATAGATCTGAAATTTGGAAAAGATCTCGCACTAAGTCTAATGGCGAGGTGGAGGGCCCAACTGCAGAAGTCGTTAAACGGATT GATGAATTACGCAAGCAAGTGGCAGAGGGTCTTGTACAAGTGGAAGGTAAAAGAGATGTGCTGACCATGGCGCTCGGGACAGATGAGCATGGTGGTCGGGTTCGAGCCATGGGTTTCGGCGTCACCCAAACCCAATATTTCAACACACCACGCCCTAAAAGGAAAAATGTCGATGGGTCGAACCAGGCATCATCTGAATTGGAGAGACGCGTGCGTGAGACAGAGGAACGCAACAGAAAGTTGGAGGATAAAGTGGATGAGCTCATTCGTTTTATTA GAGCATCAACTGAACCACAGAACGTTGACATTGCCTCCGAACCAGTAGCACGACCGTCGAGTGCTGCCAATGTCTACTCTGCACCAGATCCCATAGTACAACCGTCAGGTGATGCCAATATCTACTCTGCACCAGATCCCATAGCACAACCGTCGGGTACTGCTAATGTCTACTCTCCATCACCCCCGCGTTTTCGAGAGGAAATTGCTCCAGCAGCAGCACCGCCACCTACTGGTGGTAGTTCGGAAGAG ACCTTACCATGTTGGATGCACTGTCTGTTGGAGCCTAGTGGGATGGTACTGAAGGTTGCTTCAGGCCACATTGTGAAGGAGAAATATTTGAAAGATGGAAAGTTTTCCATTAACATGGAAGAATACCTACACAAAGATTATCGTCGG AGTCAAGCTGTAAATGGTCATGTGGCATGGCCAAAAGACTATCTTACAGCTGTTGGGAAATATTTG acACAACCACCCACCAAGAAACTTCAGAAGCAACCCGTGAAGAAAAGCTCTGAAGATTTACTCGGTCCTCCAACACAGCCTCTAAAACACCCTGGGAGGCCGAGTAAGGCAAAAGTTAATGCAAAGTATGCCCAACCACGCCAAACTTCTTCCATTATTGCATTTTGGAACTTCGTCAAAAGGTGGCCCAAGTCATCCATGCTCCAATTCCAAGTCCAGAATGAGCTATTTGGGGTCGCAGATGACTCTATTTGGCTTGCTAAGAGTGACATTCAAGAATTGTGCACCATGCAATACTTGGGAGCCCAACAAATAGGAGTTTGGTGCAA GTACCTTAAAGAAAGACTGCTGGACATGGGTGGGTTGAATCGAGTCTATGAATTTTTGAATCCGGGTGCGATTGCCACCGATGCAGGGGATGAGAGTAATCGTTGCCAAGCACTAGTCGCTCGAATGACTAGGATGACTAATTCAGAGAAATGGCTTATTGCCCCATATAATAATAG GAAGATGTTTCACTGGATGCTTGTAGTGATCCAGCCAAGTACGCAGACGGTGGCGTACTTGGATTCAGGCAACGACGACATCCCGGATGATTTGAACTTtattatatccac ATCGTTCACAATGTATAACCGAATGGTACGACGACCTGATCGACCTACCCAGTGGATGACTCCTATTTGTCCTCAACAACCCGATGACAAACAGTGTGGATACTACGTCATGAAATTCATTGAAAGTTTCATGGTCGTAGAAGATCCAATACAATTGTTGACCCGACAAGATAGGTTCTCCACTCCGTACACTAATGATGAGATAAATATTATGCGTGATCGGTGGATTCATTATGTGAAAGCGGAAGCGGAGCGACAACAGTTACCGTGTTAG
- the LOC133037868 gene encoding uncharacterized protein LOC133037868 has protein sequence MTFLKSAPVLKIKQKGGTPATSPVVAQKRKSDVMASLVADSSKKLAKTTQDKGKKVVIDSPVRARDFLAMQEKFLTEIPYEDLVARSTELAAQSMALFIKAAATPSKEADSLKRQNAHFQENIKKLKQEVARIEELNKAKEKELEELSRAKEQAELEVKKSQTTIAEMTRDLEAEKENGKKQYDQAVSDYIYTTLSKVPDFEFSLFGAEAAEMAEAFRAMSPTQTQGGGGNLPDEVEGVQAEEVENEVVSKVVDEAAPDETTTAAPDA, from the coding sequence ATGACTTTTTTGAAGTCTGCCCCCGTCCTGAAAATCAAGCAAAAGGGTGGAACACCGGCGACTTCGCCGGTCGTCGCccaaaagaggaagagcgatgtgatggCTTCGCTTGTCGCAGATTCTTCCAAGAAGTTGGCCAAGACTACTCAGgataaggggaagaaagtcgtcatcGACTCTCCAGTTCGTGCTCGCGACTTCCTGGCCATGCAGGAAAAATTTCTGACTGAGATCCCTTACGAGGATCTCGTTGCTCGATCTACTGAACTGGCCGCGCAATCCATGGCTTTGTTCATAAAAGCCGCGGCTACTCCTTCTaaggaagccgactcgctgaagaggcagaacgcccattttcaagaaaatataaagaagCTGAAGCAGGAGGTGGCGAGGATTGAGGAACTTAACAAGGCCAAGGAGAAAGAGCTCGAGGAACTCAGCAGGGCAAAAGAACAGGCGGAGCTCGAGGTGAAGAAGTCGCAGACAACGATTGCCGAGATGACTCGCGActtggaggctgagaaagagaatgggaagaaacagtacgatcaggctgtgtctgattatatttataccACTCTTTCTAAAGTCCCCGACTTTGAATTCTCGCTTTTTGGAGCTGAAGCTGCTGAGATGGCTGAAGCCTTTCGTGCCATGTCGCCTACCCAGACTCAAGGTGGGGGAGGCAACCTTCCAGACGAGGTCGAGGGCGTACAGGCTGAAGAGGTCGAGAATGAGGTCGTCAGCAAGGTCGTGGACGAGGCTGCTCCTGATGAGACTACTACTGCTGCTCCAGATgcttga